The following are from one region of the Rhodothermales bacterium genome:
- a CDS encoding AraC family transcriptional regulator, whose product MMLVWTVLLSFGALHGIFLAAALQFRPASEPTSRSRSARPFLTVLLLALSLMIAEAVYAMHGGWLRTPGLAFASAPLWFAVAPLLYLFVDRRTSDPTDERRVHPPREWMWHFSAAVAVPAFLVVPFWILPAGDQLDFIAATPRGWRFVLFHSAVIVQWLVYLFLAWRKTRRCTHPGVIRGLLLGMMIYVVAAGPAYLLPETWLGRWLGQVDYIFILAFLIHGVAWTAVRTPQALFESPNRKRKYQHSGLSDADAQALVERLDGIMHDEELFKDPALTLDRLAATVHASSHHVSQCLNQIRGDNFYAYVNRFRAEEAARRLQDPAHDHLTVLAIAEESGFNSKASFNRAFRAATGMSPSEYKARRGA is encoded by the coding sequence ATGATGCTTGTCTGGACGGTGCTGCTCTCCTTCGGCGCCTTGCACGGGATTTTTCTTGCGGCGGCACTCCAATTCCGGCCTGCCTCCGAGCCTACGTCACGCAGTCGGTCGGCAAGGCCGTTCTTGACCGTCCTTCTGCTGGCTTTGTCGCTCATGATTGCGGAGGCCGTCTACGCCATGCACGGCGGTTGGCTGCGGACACCGGGCCTGGCCTTTGCATCCGCACCATTGTGGTTCGCGGTAGCCCCGCTGCTGTACCTGTTCGTGGACCGGAGGACGAGCGATCCAACGGATGAACGCCGAGTGCACCCGCCCCGGGAATGGATGTGGCATTTTTCGGCCGCCGTTGCTGTACCTGCCTTCCTGGTCGTTCCGTTCTGGATTTTGCCTGCAGGCGATCAGTTGGACTTCATTGCCGCCACGCCGAGAGGGTGGCGATTCGTACTCTTCCATTCTGCCGTCATCGTGCAGTGGCTGGTGTATCTGTTCCTGGCATGGAGAAAGACCAGACGATGTACACATCCTGGTGTGATCCGGGGCCTGCTGCTGGGCATGATGATCTATGTAGTGGCCGCCGGCCCCGCCTACCTGCTGCCGGAAACCTGGCTTGGAAGATGGCTCGGACAGGTTGACTACATATTCATCCTGGCCTTCTTGATCCACGGCGTGGCCTGGACCGCCGTACGTACGCCACAGGCCCTGTTTGAATCTCCGAACCGAAAGCGCAAATACCAGCACTCGGGGCTCAGCGACGCCGATGCACAAGCGTTGGTCGAACGACTGGATGGCATCATGCATGATGAGGAACTGTTCAAGGACCCGGCCTTGACGCTCGACCGACTGGCCGCGACCGTACATGCATCCAGCCATCACGTATCACAATGCCTGAATCAGATCCGTGGGGACAACTTCTACGCCTACGTTAACCGATTCCGGGCCGAGGAAGCCGCGCGTCGCCTGCAGGACCCTGCTCATGACCACCTCACTGTACTGGCCATAGCCGAAGAATCGGGGTTCAACAGCAAGGCCTCCTTCAATCGGGCCTTCCGCGCGGCCACGGGCATGTCCCCGAGCGAATACAAGGCCCGACGCGGCGCCTGA
- the aspS gene encoding aspartate--tRNA ligase, which produces MSDSLQFQKDAHGHRTHTCGELRAEHAGKTVVLKGWVDTRRDLGGLIFLDLRDRYGITQIVLHPEESPEPYRGGESLRGEYVISVRGTVREREVPAKNADLPTASIEVAAEDLLVLNTAAPLPFPVSVHEGRQQNASEELRLKYRYLDLRRPELQKNVILRSKLYQTVRRYYDSHQFVEVETPVLMKSTPEGARDYLVPSRVHPGKFYALPQSPQTYKQICMIAGLDRYFQIVKCFRDEDLRADRQPEFTQIDVEMTFATEDLIYEVTEGLMAAIWKDLKGTELPLPFPRMTYDDAIRRYGADKPDLRFGMELVDVSDAFRGCGFRVFDSILDDGGAVVAIRVEGQGDTGRGKLDKLDKDVVRGKLKAGGLIHFRLPSDGSELQSSVKSEVLKPEFVEAAVAATGATQGDMVLVLAGPQPKVFEQMGALRLHMARDLELIADSADGPWKFLWVTDFPLLEYNEDDDRYYAMHHPFTSPHEDDLEKLASDPGAVRARAYDLVLNGTELGGGSIRIHRSDVQARMFHALGIDEEEQEARFGFLLEAFRYGAPPHGGIAFGLDRIAMLLAGAPSLRDVIVFPKTQSAQEPMVSSPDTVDAKQLAELHIQLAPPKEESKSNAE; this is translated from the coding sequence ATGTCAGACTCGCTCCAATTCCAGAAAGATGCCCACGGCCACCGCACCCACACGTGTGGCGAGCTCCGCGCCGAGCATGCCGGCAAGACCGTCGTCCTGAAGGGCTGGGTCGATACGCGCCGAGACCTGGGTGGCCTGATTTTCCTGGATCTGCGCGACCGATACGGCATCACCCAGATTGTCCTCCATCCGGAGGAAAGCCCGGAGCCGTACCGTGGGGGCGAGTCGCTCCGCGGCGAATACGTCATTTCGGTGCGGGGAACGGTGCGCGAACGCGAGGTCCCGGCCAAGAACGCGGACCTGCCGACGGCATCCATTGAAGTGGCCGCCGAGGACCTCCTGGTCCTGAACACCGCCGCCCCGCTGCCCTTTCCGGTGTCGGTGCACGAGGGGCGCCAGCAGAACGCCAGCGAAGAACTCCGCCTGAAGTACCGGTACCTGGATTTGCGCCGTCCGGAACTGCAGAAGAACGTCATCCTCCGCTCGAAGCTCTACCAGACCGTCCGCCGGTACTACGACAGCCACCAGTTCGTGGAAGTCGAGACCCCGGTCCTCATGAAATCCACGCCCGAGGGCGCGCGCGACTACCTGGTCCCTTCCCGCGTGCACCCCGGCAAATTCTACGCCCTCCCCCAGTCGCCGCAGACCTACAAGCAGATCTGCATGATTGCCGGCCTGGACCGGTACTTTCAGATCGTGAAGTGCTTCCGCGACGAGGACCTGCGCGCCGATCGGCAACCCGAGTTCACGCAGATCGACGTCGAAATGACCTTCGCCACCGAGGACCTCATTTACGAGGTGACCGAAGGGCTCATGGCGGCCATCTGGAAGGATTTGAAGGGCACCGAACTGCCGCTCCCCTTCCCGAGGATGACGTATGATGATGCGATTCGCCGCTACGGCGCCGACAAGCCCGACCTGCGGTTCGGCATGGAGCTCGTGGACGTATCGGATGCGTTCCGTGGTTGTGGATTCCGCGTGTTCGATTCCATCCTGGACGACGGCGGCGCCGTCGTGGCCATCCGCGTGGAAGGCCAGGGCGACACGGGCCGCGGCAAACTCGATAAACTGGACAAGGACGTTGTCCGCGGCAAGCTGAAAGCCGGCGGACTCATCCACTTCCGGTTGCCGTCCGACGGCTCGGAGCTGCAGTCCAGCGTGAAGTCCGAGGTGCTGAAGCCCGAGTTCGTTGAGGCCGCCGTGGCCGCCACGGGCGCCACCCAAGGCGACATGGTGCTCGTCCTGGCCGGCCCGCAGCCCAAGGTGTTCGAACAGATGGGCGCCCTGCGCCTGCACATGGCCCGCGACCTGGAATTGATTGCCGACAGCGCCGACGGCCCCTGGAAGTTCCTGTGGGTCACCGACTTCCCGCTGCTGGAATACAACGAGGATGATGACCGGTATTACGCCATGCATCACCCGTTCACGTCGCCCCATGAGGACGACCTGGAGAAGCTCGCCTCGGACCCCGGGGCCGTCCGCGCCCGCGCCTACGATCTGGTGCTGAACGGGACGGAGCTCGGCGGTGGCAGCATCCGGATTCATCGATCCGACGTCCAGGCCCGCATGTTCCACGCACTGGGTATTGACGAGGAGGAGCAGGAAGCCCGTTTCGGGTTCCTGCTGGAAGCCTTCCGCTACGGGGCGCCGCCTCACGGCGGCATTGCATTCGGTCTGGACCGAATTGCAATGCTGCTCGCCGGCGCCCCCAGCCTCCGCGACGTCATCGTCTTCCCGAAAACCCAGTCGGCGCAGGAGCCCATGGTGTCCAGCCCGGACACCGTGGACGCCAAGCAGTTGGCCGAACTCCACATCCAGCTGGCGCCGCCAAAAGAAGAATCCAAATCCAACGCGGAATGA
- a CDS encoding inorganic diphosphatase, which yields MNAPGWVDWEMWDGIFRLRGVTVERASGSAHLRYPGIIYPIDYGFVNDTLANDGEPVDVFLGSASSGLVAAVFTEDPRKGDREVKFLYNCSPREIYLVHGFVNFPPMSARLLMRRPMHELW from the coding sequence ATGAACGCGCCGGGTTGGGTCGATTGGGAGATGTGGGACGGGATTTTCCGGCTTCGCGGCGTGACCGTGGAACGGGCTTCGGGCTCAGCGCATCTCCGGTATCCGGGCATCATCTACCCCATTGACTACGGGTTCGTCAACGACACGCTGGCCAATGACGGCGAACCGGTGGATGTTTTCCTGGGGAGCGCATCATCCGGACTGGTGGCGGCGGTGTTCACGGAGGACCCAAGGAAAGGCGACCGGGAAGTCAAATTCCTGTACAACTGTTCCCCGCGAGAAATCTACCTTGTCCACGGGTTCGTGAACTTCCCCCCGATGTCCGCCCGGCTGCTCATGCGCCGCCCCATGCACGAATTGTGGTAA
- a CDS encoding FkbM family methyltransferase: MPVIDNLKAFAARNPVVKTVLYPAFELRRRILTANRARYERLLANLSGRLAESPVLHVPEFDGFFEMDARSDLLERFLIDNEYEPELVAICREHVDASRDVVDVGANIGLYAVFFASLVESGRVLAVEPTPNALARLRANLDRNGVTERVQVFPGVCSDREGTFQIKSVAGKEEYSSLGEMEHPRIGDDAWTTTEVPGKTLDGLIADHGLSPGFVKVDVEGMEHVVFAGADEVLSTHRPVILSELSDYLLRRNGSSAAAVMARIASFDYEIVDPVHAGAKPGRGDFGDILCLPR, from the coding sequence ATGCCTGTGATCGATAATCTGAAAGCGTTTGCCGCGCGTAACCCGGTCGTGAAAACGGTGTTGTACCCGGCTTTCGAACTCCGCAGGCGGATACTCACCGCGAACCGGGCCCGCTACGAGCGACTGCTGGCCAATCTGTCCGGTCGATTGGCGGAAAGTCCCGTGCTGCACGTGCCCGAATTCGACGGTTTCTTTGAAATGGATGCGCGCAGCGACCTCCTGGAGCGCTTCCTGATTGACAATGAGTACGAGCCTGAACTCGTGGCCATCTGCCGCGAGCATGTGGATGCGTCGCGTGATGTCGTGGATGTGGGCGCGAACATCGGCCTGTACGCGGTATTTTTCGCGTCGCTTGTGGAGTCCGGCCGCGTATTGGCTGTGGAACCGACGCCGAACGCGCTGGCGCGCCTGCGTGCCAACCTGGATCGGAACGGGGTGACGGAACGGGTCCAGGTGTTTCCAGGCGTGTGTTCGGACCGCGAAGGCACGTTCCAGATCAAATCGGTCGCCGGAAAGGAAGAGTATTCCAGCCTGGGCGAAATGGAGCATCCCCGGATTGGGGATGACGCGTGGACGACGACAGAGGTCCCCGGTAAGACACTGGACGGCCTGATCGCCGACCACGGCCTCTCTCCCGGCTTTGTCAAAGTGGACGTGGAAGGCATGGAGCACGTCGTGTTTGCCGGCGCCGACGAGGTGCTTTCAACCCATCGGCCGGTCATTCTTTCGGAGCTCTCCGACTATCTGCTCCGGCGGAACGGCTCGTCGGCCGCGGCCGTCATGGCGCGTATTGCCTCCTTCGACTACGAAATCGTGGATCCGGTGCACGCGGGCGCCAAACCCGGGCGGGGAGACTTCGGCGACATCCTTTGTCTCCCACGGTAG